A part of Prolixibacteraceae bacterium genomic DNA contains:
- a CDS encoding SRPBCC domain-containing protein — MTIQNLREKIVLEYPIKASLTSLYYSLSNPSGLESWFADRVDGYDDYFMFYWDGDQQRADNIEIESNEFIRWQWNDREGDDEYLEFRLVREEVGGGMLLVVTDFVDNDEIEDATLLWNEQVKMLKRKLGCS, encoded by the coding sequence ATGACAATACAAAACCTTAGAGAGAAGATCGTTTTAGAGTACCCTATCAAGGCTTCTTTAACCTCACTTTACTATTCACTATCCAATCCATCTGGGTTAGAGAGTTGGTTTGCTGATCGTGTGGATGGATATGATGACTATTTTATGTTCTATTGGGATGGAGATCAACAACGTGCCGATAATATTGAAATAGAGTCAAATGAATTTATTCGTTGGCAATGGAATGATAGAGAGGGGGATGACGAATATTTAGAGTTTCGACTAGTTCGTGAAGAAGTTGGAGGTGGAATGCTTTTAGTGGTTACTGATTTTGTGGATAATGACGAAATTGAGGATGCTACTTTGTTGTGGAATGAACAGGTAAAAATGTTGAAACGCAAACTAGGGTGTTCTTAA
- a CDS encoding transposase codes for MALSVLKRQGQRKIINEAVDRLRGEESKDEGCLKGHRYLFLKNKNNFTQKQQQNLKCLTISNSKLRSFRALRIKEN; via the coding sequence ATGGCCCTAAGTGTGTTGAAAAGACAGGGGCAACGGAAGATTATCAATGAGGCAGTAGATCGCCTAAGAGGTGAAGAGTCCAAAGACGAAGGATGTCTTAAAGGGCATCGATACTTATTCTTGAAGAACAAGAATAACTTTACACAAAAACAGCAACAGAATCTTAAGTGTCTTACGATATCAAATAGTAAGCTGAGAAGCTTTAGAGCTCTTCGTATAAAGGAAAACTGA
- a CDS encoding IS5 family transposase, with translation MNYKNITNDSLFDDVFRLEKLQEMGDPLYRLNQVIDWELFLPILEKVYEKDRKSNAGAPAYCPIMMFKILILQRYYNLSDFQTEYQIIDRHSFSQFLGLVRSSSIPDEKTIWRFRERLSVLDLERELFEQFHHVLNNEGLLVSEGKIVDASFVEVPRQRNSKKENEYIKENNCAPKEWHSNKNKLRQKDVNARWAKKRNEKHFGYKNHIKIDSDSKLITDYTSSSAEVHDSKALDLLIGDDTDQDCKFYADSAYTGERCDKLIDESKMENNVNEKGVRNKPLTDQQKENNKEKSKTRARVEHVFGFMENSMGNLQMRCIGFERSSTIIGLINLTYNLFRYEQIIRLKLMVK, from the coding sequence ATGAACTACAAGAATATCACTAACGATTCATTATTTGATGACGTTTTTAGGCTAGAGAAGCTTCAAGAAATGGGAGATCCTTTATATCGTTTAAATCAGGTTATCGATTGGGAGTTATTTCTCCCCATCTTAGAAAAGGTATATGAAAAAGATCGCAAAAGTAATGCTGGTGCTCCAGCTTACTGTCCTATTATGATGTTTAAGATTTTGATACTACAACGCTATTATAATCTTAGTGATTTTCAAACAGAATATCAGATTATTGATAGGCATTCATTTAGTCAATTCTTAGGTTTAGTTCGGAGTAGTTCTATACCAGACGAAAAAACAATTTGGCGATTTAGAGAAAGACTTTCAGTTCTAGATTTAGAAAGAGAACTTTTTGAACAGTTTCATCATGTATTAAATAATGAGGGTTTGCTTGTTTCTGAAGGTAAAATTGTTGATGCTAGTTTTGTGGAAGTTCCAAGACAAAGAAATAGCAAAAAAGAGAATGAATATATCAAAGAAAACAACTGTGCTCCAAAGGAATGGCATTCAAATAAGAATAAACTTCGTCAGAAAGATGTAAATGCACGTTGGGCGAAAAAACGTAATGAAAAACATTTTGGCTATAAGAATCATATCAAAATAGACAGTGATAGTAAATTGATTACAGATTATACTTCTTCAAGTGCTGAAGTTCATGACTCAAAAGCATTAGATTTACTCATTGGAGATGATACAGATCAAGATTGTAAATTCTATGCTGATAGTGCTTATACAGGAGAACGATGTGATAAGCTTATAGACGAAAGTAAAATGGAGAATAATGTAAATGAGAAAGGAGTAAGAAATAAACCTTTAACTGACCAGCAAAAGGAAAATAATAAAGAAAAATCAAAAACAAGAGCAAGAGTTGAGCATGTGTTTGGTTTTATGGAAAATAGTATGGGAAATTTGCAAATGAGGTGTATTGGATTTGAAAGATCAAGTACAATTATTGGGCTAATCAACCTCACATACAACTTGTTTAGGTATGAACAAATTATAAGATTAAAGTTAATGGTAAAATAA
- a CDS encoding ISL3 family transposase, which yields MYDLLASALHIESPYFIDGINLDKESQRLDVYIDFKRGSRFSHNGEDNLQVHDTRKKTWQHLSFFEYKCYLTARVPRVIKGDGNVAILDMPWEGELPGFTLLFEALLMSLISYMPVHQVAQMTGVYDDKLWKLATLYVDTAKAEEDHSDIEMIGVDETSCKKGHNYVTLFVDLKERKTVHVTEGKGAETIASFCKVIPHYHDQNKVIKSSKISHVSCDMSPSFISGIATHLPDASITFDKFHIMKIINEAVDKVRRSEAKDEECLKGNRYLFLKNKTNFTLKQQQAFKDLSISNSKLKSFRALRIRESFQDIYTYANTAEEFVCLLKQWYYWATHSRMEPIIKAANTIKRHWDGVVQWMETKINNGILEGLNSVVQTVKRRAKGFRDTKNFITMIYLVTGKLDFRKVNKHCSF from the coding sequence ATGTACGATTTATTAGCCTCAGCCTTACATATTGAATCTCCCTATTTTATTGATGGTATTAACTTAGACAAGGAATCCCAACGTTTAGATGTTTATATCGATTTTAAGAGAGGTTCTCGTTTTAGTCACAATGGAGAGGATAACCTACAGGTGCATGATACACGAAAGAAAACATGGCAGCATTTAAGCTTCTTTGAGTATAAGTGTTATTTAACTGCACGTGTTCCCCGTGTTATAAAGGGAGATGGTAATGTTGCTATTCTTGATATGCCTTGGGAAGGTGAACTACCTGGTTTTACACTGTTGTTTGAAGCATTATTAATGTCCTTAATTTCTTATATGCCAGTTCATCAGGTTGCACAAATGACAGGTGTTTATGATGATAAGCTATGGAAGTTGGCAACTTTGTATGTCGATACAGCAAAGGCCGAAGAAGACCATTCTGATATTGAGATGATAGGGGTTGATGAGACTTCTTGTAAAAAAGGGCATAATTATGTTACTTTGTTTGTAGACCTAAAAGAACGCAAGACAGTACATGTTACTGAAGGAAAAGGGGCAGAAACTATTGCTTCTTTTTGTAAGGTTATTCCACATTATCACGACCAAAATAAAGTGATCAAATCAAGTAAAATAAGTCATGTCAGTTGTGATATGTCTCCTTCATTCATTAGTGGCATAGCAACACACCTTCCAGATGCTTCCATTACATTTGACAAGTTTCATATTATGAAGATAATCAATGAAGCAGTAGATAAGGTTAGACGATCTGAAGCAAAAGATGAAGAGTGTCTAAAGGGGAACAGGTATTTATTCTTAAAGAACAAGACAAACTTCACCTTAAAGCAACAGCAAGCCTTTAAGGATCTTTCTATATCAAACAGTAAATTAAAGAGTTTCAGAGCACTCCGAATACGTGAAAGCTTTCAGGATATTTACACATACGCTAACACGGCAGAAGAGTTTGTGTGCTTATTAAAACAATGGTATTATTGGGCAACTCACTCTAGGATGGAGCCTATCATCAAGGCTGCCAATACAATTAAAAGACATTGGGATGGCGTTGTGCAATGGATGGAAACAAAGATAAATAATGGAATATTAGAAGGTCTTAATTCTGTGGTTCAAACAGTAAAAAGAAGAGCTAAAGGATTTAGGGACACTAAAAATTTCATCACAATGATATATCTTGTTACGGGTAAATTAGATTTTAGAAAGGTGAATAAGCATTGTTCTTTTTAA
- a CDS encoding IS5 family transposase codes for MNYKNITNDSLFDDVFRLEKLQEMGDPLYRLNQVIDWELFLPILEKVYEKDRKSNAGAPAYCPIMMFKILILQCYYNLSDFQTEYQIIDRHSFSQFLGLVRSSSIPDEKTIWRFRERLSVLDLERELFEQFHHVLNNEGLLVSEGKIVDASFVEVPRQRNSKKENEYIKENNCAPKEWHSNKNKLRQKDVNARWAKKRNEKHFGYKNHIKIDSDSKLITDYTSSSAEVHDSKALDLLIGDDTDQDCKFYADSAYTGERCDKLIDESKMENNVNEKGVRNKPLTDQQKENNKEKSKTRARVEHVFGFMENSMGNLQMKCIGFERSSTIIGLINLTYNLLALSET; via the coding sequence ATGAACTACAAGAATATCACTAACGATTCATTATTTGATGACGTTTTTAGGCTAGAGAAGCTTCAAGAAATGGGAGATCCTTTATATCGTTTAAATCAGGTTATCGATTGGGAGTTATTTCTCCCCATCTTAGAAAAGGTATATGAAAAAGATCGCAAAAGTAATGCTGGTGCTCCAGCTTACTGTCCTATTATGATGTTTAAGATTTTGATACTACAATGCTATTATAATCTTAGTGATTTTCAAACAGAATATCAGATTATTGATAGGCATTCATTTAGTCAATTCTTAGGTTTAGTTCGGAGTAGTTCTATACCAGACGAAAAAACAATTTGGCGATTTAGAGAAAGACTTTCAGTTCTAGATTTAGAAAGAGAACTTTTTGAACAGTTTCATCATGTATTAAATAATGAGGGTTTGCTTGTTTCTGAAGGTAAAATTGTTGATGCTAGTTTTGTGGAAGTTCCAAGACAAAGAAATAGCAAAAAAGAGAATGAATATATCAAAGAAAACAACTGTGCTCCAAAGGAATGGCATTCAAATAAGAATAAACTTCGTCAGAAAGATGTAAATGCACGTTGGGCGAAAAAACGTAATGAAAAACATTTTGGCTATAAGAATCATATCAAAATAGACAGTGATAGTAAATTGATTACAGATTATACTTCTTCAAGTGCTGAAGTTCATGACTCAAAAGCATTAGATTTACTCATTGGAGATGATACAGATCAAGATTGTAAATTCTATGCTGATAGTGCTTATACAGGAGAACGATGTGATAAGCTTATAGACGAAAGTAAAATGGAGAATAATGTAAATGAGAAAGGAGTAAGAAATAAACCTTTAACTGACCAGCAAAAGGAAAATAATAAAGAAAAATCAAAAACAAGAGCAAGAGTTGAGCACGTGTTTGGTTTTATGGAAAATAGTATGGGAAATTTGCAAATGAAGTGTATTGGATTTGAAAGATCAAGTACAATTATTGGGCTAATTAACCTCACATACAACTTGTTGGCTCTTTCCGAAACTTAG
- a CDS encoding IS30 family transposase encodes MGQLVIKQRYLIELMLATGASFESIGSAINKNKSVISREVKRNSNPETGCYCAIYAEALCRERHRNKRKQIVLDGAMKDYIKHYLEKGLSPEQINGRSKLKGISCVSHETIYTYIWEDKIAGGEIYKSLRRKHKKYSRRGAKNEFRGKMEGRVSIDQRPKIVEEKQRFGDLEIDTIIGKNRKGAILTINDRSTGLCWIRLLNGKNAKALAKQTIDVLTPFKDLIHTITSDNGREFYEHKHIAESLKVDFYFAHPYHSWERGANENLNGLIRQYIPKGSSFENLTQKEIDWIQAKLNNRPRKRYGYHKPIEMYNKLKLDRKVAFVA; translated from the coding sequence ATGGGACAACTCGTAATAAAACAAAGATACTTAATTGAATTGATGCTTGCAACAGGAGCTAGTTTCGAATCGATAGGCTCTGCAATCAACAAAAACAAGTCAGTAATAAGTAGGGAAGTAAAAAGGAATAGTAATCCAGAAACTGGATGTTATTGTGCGATCTATGCAGAAGCTTTATGTAGAGAAAGACATCGTAACAAGCGAAAGCAGATTGTATTAGATGGAGCGATGAAAGACTATATTAAACATTACTTGGAGAAAGGCTTGAGTCCAGAACAGATTAATGGCAGAAGTAAATTAAAAGGGATTTCTTGTGTGTCACATGAAACGATATACACCTATATCTGGGAGGATAAGATTGCAGGTGGAGAGATTTATAAGTCATTGAGACGCAAACATAAGAAATACTCCAGAAGAGGTGCAAAGAACGAATTTCGGGGCAAAATGGAAGGTCGCGTAAGTATAGACCAGCGTCCTAAAATTGTGGAAGAGAAACAACGCTTTGGAGACTTAGAAATAGACACAATTATTGGAAAGAACCGGAAAGGGGCAATTCTCACTATTAACGACAGGTCTACAGGGCTGTGCTGGATAAGGTTATTAAATGGAAAGAATGCCAAAGCTCTTGCAAAGCAAACTATTGATGTATTAACCCCCTTTAAAGATCTAATACACACCATTACATCTGATAATGGAAGAGAGTTCTATGAGCATAAGCATATTGCAGAATCACTAAAGGTGGACTTCTACTTTGCTCATCCATATCATTCTTGGGAAAGAGGTGCAAATGAGAATCTAAATGGATTGATTAGACAGTATATACCTAAAGGAAGCTCTTTTGAGAACTTAACACAAAAGGAAATAGACTGGATACAAGCTAAGCTTAATAATAGACCTCGTAAGAGATATGGATATCATAAGCCTATTGAAATGTATAATAAGCTAAAACTTGATAGAAAAGTTGCATTTGTCGCTTGA
- a CDS encoding DUF1573 domain-containing protein, with the protein MRWIVSIFFIYLLTQCSSPTPIDSGGTFSGYIGSSQTISIPTEKLSNKFQIELLLENRGRTPIRIYRLISSCGCVDPQWDTKPVVPHQRATITLTITREDQSKLQKRCLIKHSGASAPDTLYIRSQ; encoded by the coding sequence ATGAGATGGATAGTTAGCATATTTTTTATATATTTATTAACACAATGTTCTTCTCCGACGCCCATAGACTCGGGAGGAACATTTTCAGGATATATAGGATCGAGTCAAACCATAAGTATTCCCACGGAGAAGCTCTCTAATAAGTTCCAAATAGAGCTCTTATTAGAAAACAGAGGGAGGACACCTATTCGTATCTATCGTTTGATCTCTTCATGTGGATGTGTAGATCCTCAATGGGATACAAAGCCAGTGGTTCCCCACCAAAGAGCCACCATTACTTTGACCATAACCAGAGAAGATCAATCGAAGTTACAAAAGAGATGTCTGATTAAACATAGTGGCGCATCTGCTCCAGATACTCTATACATTCGATCCCAATAA
- a CDS encoding efflux RND transporter periplasmic adaptor subunit, which translates to MKRYTLLMITLLGLIGCRDKQSVNMNTTSQEVEREVAVPVDVTILKRQSFHETFSYQGVVYASEKITISAPSKGTIHYHQTIGSTISKGAIIAEITSPQAIDRYDKAKLQVDRCSLEYKNKMMGLVGMKDEAQTLEAQRHSIALQVGLLEAQKQFDICRREKESLQIRAPFDGQISQEISPNLQEVEMGTKMFEYIPNKAYEVTFKILESDLPKLHKGDALHVVMLSTQDTLHGKLLHITPKVDTYGFISLTGEIMPQNNQTIMDGMHAMVEVYHTIPNQIVLPKEAVLRRGGKRIVFIKKGPEAHWKYIDIIGENANSLNISKGVEQGDSLIVSNCVNLAHHSDIVLEKVIELKQ; encoded by the coding sequence ATGAAGCGATACACCTTACTCATGATTACCCTATTGGGACTTATTGGATGTAGAGACAAACAAAGCGTGAACATGAATACGACATCCCAAGAGGTTGAAAGAGAAGTGGCAGTGCCTGTGGATGTAACCATTCTAAAAAGGCAATCATTTCATGAGACTTTCTCTTACCAAGGTGTCGTATATGCATCTGAGAAGATCACCATTTCAGCGCCCTCGAAAGGAACGATTCACTACCATCAAACCATTGGCTCCACCATAAGCAAAGGGGCTATCATCGCAGAAATAACAAGTCCACAGGCCATCGATCGTTATGACAAAGCAAAACTGCAAGTAGACCGATGTAGTCTGGAGTATAAAAACAAGATGATGGGATTGGTGGGGATGAAAGACGAGGCTCAAACATTGGAAGCCCAGAGACACTCTATCGCACTACAAGTAGGACTTTTGGAAGCCCAGAAGCAGTTTGATATATGTCGAAGAGAAAAAGAGTCACTACAAATCCGTGCCCCATTCGACGGACAGATATCTCAAGAGATAAGCCCCAACCTCCAAGAGGTCGAGATGGGCACAAAGATGTTCGAATATATCCCAAACAAAGCATACGAGGTGACCTTTAAGATCCTCGAAAGTGACCTCCCGAAACTTCATAAAGGAGATGCCCTTCATGTGGTGATGCTATCAACACAAGACACCTTACATGGGAAGTTACTCCATATTACCCCTAAAGTAGACACTTATGGCTTTATCTCTTTAACGGGGGAAATAATGCCACAAAACAACCAGACTATCATGGATGGGATGCATGCCATGGTAGAGGTATACCACACGATACCAAACCAGATTGTCCTTCCCAAAGAGGCCGTACTTCGCCGTGGTGGCAAACGTATTGTATTCATCAAGAAGGGCCCCGAAGCCCATTGGAAATATATTGATATCATCGGAGAGAATGCCAACTCCCTCAACATCTCCAAAGGCGTTGAACAGGGCGACTCACTCATTGTCTCTAATTGTGTTAACCTTGCCCATCACTCTGACATCGTATTAGAGAAAGTCATTGAATTAAAACAATAG
- a CDS encoding efflux RND transporter permease subunit, which produces MHKEIVRRPIAIGMIFLSLTILGIVAFLKLPIAMLPKVHIPQITVRVNQPNVSASVIEQQATSPLRSSLMQLPHLKEIHSDSRDGSAVLSLRFYYGTDIDRAFIATHEKIDRTLSSLPKEMERPQVMKASVTDLPTCYIQITSKKGEDNQTFLNLSKFTQAVVLRRLEQIPEVAMIDHTGMITSQITIRPNHKALTAHHITIEALEQFMRQSQIRCNDLRVVDGAYEFYINYNGSIQTPEDLNQLMFTQGGRSIPLTRLVNIKEEMKPHQGEVIEGHRSAISLAVIQKSEARFEDLKTALNEVIVDLQKGYPELSFTITRDQTTLLAFAIDNLKQSLFIGALLAILIMFFFMKDYRVSLLMTLTIPVSLIICFMGFYFLGITMNLISISGLILGVGMMIDNAIIVMDNITQHRERGTSLDHACIEGASEVFKPMLSSALTTCAVFIPLIFLSGISGALFYDQAMAITIGLGVSLLVSVTFLPMAYRITFIRKQQVDFTENRWVKHLIHLYEKGMVYCLRHSRRMTALSFLMMVAALWMARTLPKQVMPTISQNEIGVKISWNRPITLKENRLRVHALLDNLTPKPTMSVGYLGTQDFVMFQGDQTEVGDAMIYLSAENSDQLREIEAHIQQKIFKQHPEANITFSASENFLTLFMGKQKAPLQAQFLLDDMAQVAPLQKLWEKLRQSNAIDSIPDLSMKEIYQIEIETPKMNAWQISPEAVAKVLKRSLGQETILHLTDGVTRLPIVVKSPVQHASNFLTQIEVPNANGDKVALSQFAKLVPTKRLKHIEGGTIGTYYPLDIYDVANSKEADKRILSLHKIVDEVDQVELVYGGDIWEREAMVKELMGVFIVSLLLLYLIMSIQFESFLLPFIVLLEVPIDLFGVMLMLKLFGQSINLMSLIGMVVMSGIIINDSILKIDTIQQLMIQQKMSLYKALLVGGQRRFKSIVMTSLTTILAMTPFLFGDGIGNDLQIPLALAVIGGMTLGTLVSLFIVPLLFVGMTKLQRTTLTFTSKGHSTQK; this is translated from the coding sequence ATGCATAAAGAAATCGTACGTCGTCCCATCGCTATAGGGATGATATTCCTATCGCTGACCATACTTGGGATCGTTGCATTTCTCAAGCTCCCCATAGCCATGCTTCCCAAAGTGCATATTCCACAAATTACGGTGCGAGTAAACCAGCCCAATGTAAGTGCCTCGGTCATAGAGCAACAAGCCACTAGTCCCTTAAGGAGTAGCCTAATGCAACTACCCCATTTGAAAGAGATCCACAGTGATAGTCGGGATGGCTCTGCTGTACTATCGTTACGCTTCTACTACGGGACGGATATTGACAGGGCCTTTATCGCCACCCATGAAAAGATTGATCGTACCCTCTCCTCTCTTCCCAAAGAGATGGAGCGTCCACAGGTGATGAAAGCCAGTGTTACAGACCTGCCAACATGCTATATACAGATCACATCCAAAAAAGGAGAAGATAATCAGACCTTCCTCAACCTATCTAAATTTACCCAAGCCGTCGTACTTCGTCGTTTAGAGCAGATCCCCGAAGTGGCGATGATAGACCACACGGGAATGATCACCTCACAAATCACCATACGGCCCAACCATAAAGCACTGACAGCACACCATATTACCATCGAAGCATTAGAACAGTTCATGCGTCAATCGCAGATACGTTGCAACGATCTCAGAGTAGTAGATGGAGCTTATGAGTTCTATATCAACTATAATGGTAGCATCCAAACGCCTGAAGATCTTAACCAACTGATGTTTACCCAAGGAGGTCGATCGATACCCCTCACTAGGCTAGTCAACATCAAGGAAGAGATGAAACCACATCAGGGAGAGGTAATAGAGGGGCATAGAAGCGCAATATCACTTGCAGTGATCCAGAAGTCCGAAGCAAGATTTGAGGACCTTAAAACGGCTCTAAACGAAGTAATCGTCGATTTACAAAAAGGATATCCAGAACTCTCGTTTACCATCACCAGGGATCAGACCACCCTCTTGGCATTTGCCATTGATAACTTAAAACAGAGTCTATTTATTGGAGCCCTACTAGCGATCCTTATCATGTTTTTCTTTATGAAAGACTACCGTGTATCCCTACTGATGACCCTCACCATTCCCGTGAGCCTTATCATCTGCTTTATGGGCTTCTATTTTCTAGGAATCACCATGAACCTGATCTCCATCTCGGGACTAATATTAGGGGTAGGGATGATGATTGATAATGCCATCATCGTGATGGACAACATCACCCAACATCGAGAGCGAGGAACCTCATTAGACCATGCTTGTATCGAAGGGGCATCCGAAGTGTTTAAACCCATGCTGAGCTCTGCTCTGACCACCTGTGCTGTTTTCATCCCTCTCATCTTCCTCAGTGGAATATCAGGCGCACTATTCTACGATCAAGCCATGGCCATCACCATCGGGCTAGGAGTCTCCCTCTTGGTATCCGTCACCTTTCTCCCCATGGCCTATCGCATCACATTCATTCGGAAGCAACAGGTCGACTTTACAGAGAACCGATGGGTCAAACACCTTATTCATCTTTATGAGAAGGGGATGGTCTACTGTTTACGTCACAGCAGAAGGATGACAGCCCTCTCTTTCCTCATGATGGTTGCAGCACTATGGATGGCTCGAACACTTCCAAAACAGGTGATGCCCACCATTTCTCAAAACGAGATAGGGGTAAAAATATCATGGAACCGTCCCATTACCCTTAAAGAGAATCGACTACGTGTCCACGCACTTCTAGACAACCTCACCCCCAAACCGACCATGTCAGTAGGCTATTTAGGCACACAGGATTTCGTCATGTTCCAAGGCGACCAGACAGAGGTAGGAGATGCCATGATCTATCTTTCGGCAGAGAACAGCGACCAGTTAAGAGAGATAGAGGCCCATATTCAACAGAAAATCTTTAAACAACACCCAGAAGCAAACATCACTTTCAGCGCTTCAGAAAACTTCCTCACCCTCTTTATGGGAAAGCAGAAAGCACCACTACAGGCGCAATTTCTGCTGGATGACATGGCACAAGTAGCTCCATTACAGAAGCTATGGGAAAAGCTACGTCAATCGAACGCAATAGACTCCATTCCTGACCTATCTATGAAAGAGATCTACCAAATAGAGATAGAGACACCAAAGATGAATGCATGGCAAATATCACCCGAAGCAGTAGCCAAAGTATTAAAAAGAAGTTTAGGACAAGAGACAATCTTACACCTTACCGATGGGGTCACACGACTGCCTATCGTAGTAAAGAGCCCTGTCCAACATGCATCAAACTTTCTAACACAGATAGAAGTACCCAATGCCAATGGCGATAAGGTAGCCCTATCTCAGTTTGCAAAACTTGTGCCGACAAAGCGTCTCAAACATATCGAAGGAGGAACCATAGGAACGTATTATCCGCTAGATATCTACGATGTAGCAAACTCAAAAGAGGCCGACAAACGCATCTTATCTCTTCATAAAATAGTAGACGAAGTTGATCAGGTAGAGCTCGTTTATGGCGGAGATATATGGGAAAGAGAAGCGATGGTAAAAGAGCTAATGGGGGTTTTCATCGTATCCTTACTCCTTCTCTATCTTATTATGTCCATTCAGTTCGAGTCGTTCCTTCTGCCTTTCATCGTCTTGTTAGAAGTCCCTATCGATCTCTTTGGAGTGATGCTTATGTTAAAACTCTTTGGACAATCCATCAACCTGATGTCTCTGATTGGAATGGTGGTGATGAGTGGAATTATCATCAACGACTCCATCCTTAAAATTGACACCATACAGCAATTGATGATCCAACAAAAGATGTCACTATACAAAGCACTATTAGTGGGAGGACAACGTCGTTTTAAATCCATTGTAATGACCAGTCTCACCACCATCTTAGCGATGACCCCATTCCTTTTTGGTGATGGCATTGGAAACGACCTACAGATACCATTAGCTCTCGCAGTGATAGGGGGAATGACCTTAGGTACCCTAGTGAGCCTCTTTATCGTTCCGCTTCTTTTTGTAGGCATGACCAAGCTTCAACGTACCACATTAACCTTTACATCCAAAGGACACTCGACACAAAAGTAA